GGTGTGGCCGATGTTGGACTTCAGGGAGCCCACCTGGAGCGGGTGCGCGCGGTCCCGTCCGTAGGTGGCGATGAGCGCCTCGGCCTCGATGGGGTCGCCGAGCCTGGTGCCGGTGCCGTGCGCCTCGACGGCGTCGACGTCGGCGGGGTCGAGTCCCGCGTCCGCGAGGGCCTGCCGGATGACGTGTTCCTGGGAGGGGCCGCTGGGCGCGGTGAGCCCGTTGCTGGCGCCGTCCTGGTTGACGGCCGAGCCGCGGATGGTGGCGAGGACCGGGTGGCCGTTCTTGAGGGCGTCGGAGAGCCGCTCCACCACGAGCAGACCGACGCCCTCCGCCCAGGAGGTGCCGTCGGCGCCGGCGGCGAACGACTTGGAGCGTCCGTCGGCCGCGAGACCGCGCTGCCGGGAGAACTCCACGAACATGCCGGGCGACGACATCACGGTGGCGCCGCCGGCCAGGGCGAGACCGGTCTCCCCCGAGCGCAGCGACCGCACCGCGAGGTGCAGGGCGACCAGGGACGAGGAGCAGGCGGTGTCGATGGTCACCGCGGGGCCGACGAAGCCGAACTGGTAGGCGATGCGGCCGGACATGACGCTGGGGGCGGTGCCGGTCAGGACATGGCCCTCCACGGTGTCGGGGGCCTGGTGCATGCGCGGTCCGTAGTCGAGCGCGGTGGCGCCGACGAACACGCCGGTGCGGCTGCCGCGGAGGGTGTCCGCGTCGAGTCCGGCGCGTTCCAGGGCCTCCCAGGCGGTCTCCAGGAGCAGCCGTTGCTGCGGGTCCATGGCCAGCGCCTCGCGCGGGGAGATCCCGAAGAGGGTGTTGTCGAACAGCGGGGCGTCGTAGAGGAATCCGCCCTCGCGCACGGAGCTCTTGCCGTTCCGCCCGGCGTCCCGGTCGAACAGTTCCTCGTCCCAGCCGCGGTCGGTGGGGAAGCCTGAGATCGCGTCGCCGCCGTCGGCGAGCAGCCGCCACAGGTCCTCGGGGGAGGCGATGCCGCCCGGGTAGCGGCAGGCCATGCCCACGATGGCGATGGGTTCCGTCGAGGTCTCGGCGCGGAGTACGGGGGCGGTCGCCTCGGCGCCGCTGCCTTCGAGGAGGGTGGTGAGGTGGTCGATGAGCGCGGCGGGGGTGGGGCGGTCGAACAGCAGACCGCTCGGCAGGCGCAGTCCGGTGGCGGCGGCGAGGGTGTCGCGCAGCTCCACCGACATCAGCGAGTCGAACCCGAGTTCCCTGAAGCTGGCGTGCGGTTCGACGCGGCGGTCGGCGGGGTATTCGAGGACGGCCGCGATCCGGTCGGTGACCAGGCCGGGGAGGTCGGTGAGGTCCGCCGGCGCCGCCGGGACCGCCGGGGTCGCGGCAGCGGTGGCGGGGGCCTCGGGGAGCGAGGCGGCCGGGCGCGCCGGTCCGGTGATCCAGTGGCGCTCGCGCTGGAAGGCGTACGTGGGCAGGGTCACCCTGCGGCCGTCCCCGACCGTGGGCACGGCCGCCCAGTCCACCTCGGCGCCCCGGACGAACGCGGCGGCCACGCCGGTGAGCAGGGCGTGCGGTTCGGGACGGCCGGCGCGCAGCGTGGCGACCGGCGCCATGGCGTCGGTGTCGTCGAGGCACTCGACGGCCATCGGGGAGCAGACGGCGGCCGGACCGAGTTCGAGGAGGGTGGGCACGCCGGCGGACTTCAGGGTGCGGACCGCGTCCAGGTACCGGACCGGCCGGCGGATCTGCCCGACCCAGTACTCGGGGGAGGACCACTCCCCCGGTCCGACGGGGCGTCCGGTCACCGTGGAGACGGCGGGGAGCGTCGGCTCGTGGAAGGTGAGGTCCGTGACGGCCCGGCGGAAGTCCTCCAGCATCGGGTCCATCAGCGGGGAGTGGAAGGCGTGGGAGACGGTGAGCCGGCGGACGTTGCGGCCCTGGGCGCAGAGCCGGCCGATGATCCGCTCGACCGCGTCCTCGTCCCCCGACACCACCGTCGACAGCGGGCCGTTGACGGCGGCTATCGCGGCCAGGGGCTCGTCGGCGAGGAGCTTCGCCACCTCGTTCTCGTCGGCCCGCACGGCGGCCATGACCCCGCCGGGCGGGAGGGCCTGCATCAGCCGGCCGCGGGCGGCGACCAGGCGTGCGGCGTCGCCGAGGGAGAGCACTCCGGCGGCGTGCGCGGCGGCCACCTCGCCGATCGAGTGCCCGGCCACCTGCGAGGGGACCACGCCCCAGGAGCTGACCAGGCGGTACAGCGCCACTTCCACGGCGAAGATCGCGGGCTGGGTGAACCCGGTGTCGTCCAGGCCGTCGCCGGATTCGATCACCTCGCTCAGCGGCCGGTCGAGCAGCGGGTCGAGGTGGGCGCACACCTCGTCGAACGCCTCGGCGAACACCGGGAAGGCGGCGCGCAGTTCGCGCCCCATGCCGACGCGCTGGGAGCCCTGTCCGGTGAAGACCACGGCCGGGCGGTCCGGGCGGGCGACACCGGCCCCTGTCCCGGAGGCGGCGAGGGCGGCGAGCCCGTCGAGCAGGGTGCCGCGGTCGCCGCCGAGCACGACGGCGCGGTGGTCGAAGACGGTGCGGTGCGCCGCGAGGGTCAGCCCGACGTCCGCGGGGTCGAGCGTCGCGTCGGCGGTGACGGCGGCGTGCAGCCGGGCGGCCTGGTCGCGCAGCGCGGCGGCGTCGCGGCCGGTGACCACCCAGGGCACGGGGGCCGGGTCGGTCGCGGGTGCGGACGGCGGGAGGGCCGCCGGTCCCGGTGCGGCGGCCGACCGCGACCGGGGGGTCTGTGCGGGTTCGGGGCGGGGCGCCGGGGCCGGGTGCTCGGCGAGCACGACGTGGGCGTTGGTGCCGCCCATGCCGAAGGAGGAGACACCGGCCAGCAGCGTGCGGTCGGGCTCCGGCCAGTCGGACGGCGCGCTCTGCACCCTGAGACCCAGCTCGGCCAGCGGTATCCGCGGGTTCGGGGTCTCGAAGTTGAGGCTGGCCGGGATCGTGCGGTGCGAGAGGGCCAGCAGTGCCTTGATGAGGCCGGCGATCCCGGCGGCGCCCTCCAGGTGGCCGATGTTGGTCTTCACCGACCCGACCCGCAGGGGCCGTTCGGGGTCGCGCCCGCTCCCGAGGACCGCGCCGAGCGCCGCGGCCTCGATCGGGTCACCGACCGGGGTACCGGTGCCGTGCAGCTCCACGTACTGCACCGCCGCGGGGTCGACGGCGGCCTTCTCGTAGGCGTGGCGCAGCACCTGCTCCTGGGAGGCGCGGTCGGGGACGGTGAGCCCGGGGGTGGCGCCGTCGTTGTTGACGGCGCTGGCGAGGATCACCCCGTGGACGCGGTCGCCGTCCGCGACGGCGCGGGCCAGCGGCTTGAGGATGACGGCGCCGCCGCCCTCGCCGCGCACGAACCCGTTGGCGCGGGCGTCGAAGGCGTAGATCGTGCCGTCGGGTGAGAGTCCGCCGAAGCGCTCCGCGCTGGCCGCGCTCTCGGCGAGGATGTTGAGGTGGACGCCCGCCACCACGGCCGCCTCCGACTCCCCCGACCGCAGCGACTCGCAGGCCAGGTGGACGGCGACCAGCGACGACGACTGGGCGGAGTCGACGGTCATGCTGGGGCCGCGCAGCCCCAGGTGGTAGGAGACCCGGTTGGCGATGACGCCCCGGTTGACGCCCGCCATGGTGTGCTGGGTGATCGCCCGCTCACCGTGCTGGTAGAGCAGGGCGGAGTAGTCGTCGCGCTGGGTGCCGACGAAGACGGCCGTGCGGCTGCCCGCGAGCGCGGCCGGCAGGGTCCCGGCGTCCTCCAGCGCCTCCCACGCCAGTTCGAGCACCAGGCGCTGCTGGGGGTCCATGGTGACGGCCTCGCGCGGGGAGATGCCGAAGAAGGCGGCGTCGAAGGTGTCGAGGTGGGCGAGGAAGCCGCCCCGGCGGGTCCCGGCGCCGGAGGTCGCGTCCGCAGGCCCGGAGCCGTCGACGGCCGGCTGTGAGGCGCCCTCCGCGCTCACCGGCTGCCAGCGTCCTTCCGGTACGGCGGTGACGGCGCTGGTGCCGGTGCTCAGCAACTCCCAGAAGGCGGCGGGGCCGTCGGCGCCCGGCAGTCGGCAGGAGAGTCCGACCACCGCGATGGCCTGGTCTCCTTCCCCACGCGCCGCGGACGTCCCAAGGTGCTGCTCGTTCGTCATGGCGCTCGACTACCCTTCCGGCTGAACCGACCGAAACCCCAAGGCATTTGAGGCAACTCTGCGAATGGATCGTAGGCAGCGGCCTCCTCGCGGAATTCAACGTGCGACCTTTTTCGGGTAATCGGCCGGGCGGCGGGCGGGCAGATCACGGTGTGACCCGGCGGTTCCCGCACTGTTGCGCGGGATGAAATACCGTCTCGACCGTGGAACTCAGCCACCTCACTCACGGAAGGCGGGCCTGAACTCTCATGTCGCGAATAATCGCTGATCTGGAAAAGCGCACCGAACTCTATGTCGATGCCTTCAACGCGGGCGACGCGGACGCACTCGAGGATTTCTACACCGAAGAGGCCATCGCGGTCTGGGAACCGGGCAAGCCGCTGACGGGGCAGGCCCGCAGGGACTACCAGCGCGCGTTCCTGTCCCGCGGGCCGCGGATCACCGCCGTGCCGCGGCAGTCCTTCGTCACGGGTGACACCGCGCTGCTGATCGTCGACTGGACCATCGACACGGTCGACGAGTCGGGGACGGCCGAACAGCTGCGCGGGATCGGCGTGGACGTGCTGCGCCTGGGCGAGGACGCGGTCTGGCGCTACGCGGTGGACGACCCCTACGGCCAGGAGGACTGAGCCCCTACCCCGACGCACCAGTCCCGTTCAGCCACCATCCAGCAGAGAGGCAGGCCGGTTCACATGGCCTTCAACTTCGCCGTCGACTTCGACCCCGCCCACCCCGACCTCACCAGTGACGCCGAGGTCGCGAACGAGATCTTCCTCCAGGTCTTCAACTCCGGTGACGGCGAGCTGTTCAACCGCCTGTACCTGGAGGACTCCATCTCGAACTTCTCCGGCGAGCCCCTCACCGGCGCGGCGCGCCTGGCCTTCTTCAAGGAGTTCCTCTCCTCGAAGCCGACGCTGAAGGCCGCGATCACGTTCTCGTACGTCGCCGGTGACGTGGCGCTCATGGGTGTCGACTACAGCATCAGGGGCACCGGCCCGGACGGCTCACCCACCCTCCTCGAAGGCGTGTGCACGGATGTCCTGCGGCGCCAGAAGGACGGCCGCTGGCTGATGGCCGTCGACCGTCCGGTGGCCGCGAAGGGACTCGTCTCCGAATAGGGCGCGGGTCCCCCGGCCCCACGCACGGAAGAACCCCCCGAACGCACCGCCGGGGGGTTCTTCCGCCTTTTCGTCTTCTTCTCGGAACGCCCGGCACGTACGTGTGCGCGGGCGTTCCCTCTCATTTCTGCGCGCGGGCGTTCCCGCTCGTTCCCGTGCTCGGGAGTTCCCGTTCGCTCCTTGTGCGCGGGCGCGACCGCCCGTTCCTGCGTGCGGCGTTCCCGGTCGTCCTTGTGTGCGGCGTTCCCGGTCGTTCCTGTGTGCCGGTCCCGCGGATCGTCTCCGCGGGCCGGCACACAGGACGACGCCGTGCGGTCAGCGCGTGGACGGCTCCGGGCGGCCGAAAGAGCCGTTGACGAAGATCAGTTCGTGACCGTCGCTGCCGCGCCCGGCCTCCAGCACCGTCCCTATGAAGATGGTGTGGTCGCCGAACGAGTGCGCGTCGGTCAGTTCGCACTCCACCCAGGCCAGCGAGCCGGCGAGCAGCGGGGCGCCCGTGTGGGTGCCTGGCCACCACTCGATCCCGTCGAACTGCGCGGCACCGAGGGTGCGGTTCTTGTCGGCGAAGTGCCGGGCGAGGGGCTCCTGTTCGGCTCCGAGGATGTTGACGGCGAACCGGCCGGAGTCGGTCAGCGCCTGGTGCATCACGGCGCCGTGGCCGACGCTGCACAGCACCGAGGGCGGGTCGAGCGACACGGAGCTGAAGGCGTTCGCCGTCATGGCGTGCAGATGCTCCTGACCGACGGTGATGACCGTGACGCCGGTCGTGAAACGGGACATCACCTCCCTCAGCCGGCCGGGCCCCACCCAGCGCGGTGCGGAGGGGGAAGCCGAAGGGTCGAGTTCAGCGGACGCGGAATTCATGCCACCTTCTCCGGGGGTCGTGGGGGCGCACGCGACCCGTGACAGAGACAAGGACGGGCCTGCGGATTCCTCAACGTACCGGCGCCCGGACGCGTCTCCTCCACCGTCGGGTAACCGGCGCACCGGCCGCCCGCGGGCGCCGCCGTGGTGACCGTGCCGTGAGTGCCGCCTTACCTCC
The sequence above is a segment of the Streptomyces griseoviridis genome. Coding sequences within it:
- a CDS encoding YybH family protein → MAFNFAVDFDPAHPDLTSDAEVANEIFLQVFNSGDGELFNRLYLEDSISNFSGEPLTGAARLAFFKEFLSSKPTLKAAITFSYVAGDVALMGVDYSIRGTGPDGSPTLLEGVCTDVLRRQKDGRWLMAVDRPVAAKGLVSE
- a CDS encoding YybH family protein, whose amino-acid sequence is MSRIIADLEKRTELYVDAFNAGDADALEDFYTEEAIAVWEPGKPLTGQARRDYQRAFLSRGPRITAVPRQSFVTGDTALLIVDWTIDTVDESGTAEQLRGIGVDVLRLGEDAVWRYAVDDPYGQED
- a CDS encoding flavin reductase family protein — its product is MSRFTTGVTVITVGQEHLHAMTANAFSSVSLDPPSVLCSVGHGAVMHQALTDSGRFAVNILGAEQEPLARHFADKNRTLGAAQFDGIEWWPGTHTGAPLLAGSLAWVECELTDAHSFGDHTIFIGTVLEAGRGSDGHELIFVNGSFGRPEPSTR